The genomic DNA TTAGACACCCCATCTAAAAACAGGaaccatattttgacttttaatttcatgttttaaactttttggacAAATAAATTTACTTctgtcagattttgagcctttaaagttttcttttcaatttcttttaaatgtcaaaatcatgtataatcagtgatatttttattcatattttattaatgGTTAAATGAGGTTGAGAGTTCAgagttgaccctgttaggccctcaggttagacctgaatccagattCCAGCCCCTGCtgggactgagtttgacacccccgaTTTAGATGAATATAGATTAGTTAAAATGCATtagtctttaaattatttttctaaacACCTGCTTAATGTAGAGACATGTGTAATTCAGTTAGCTTTTCATTAGAGATGTAAAAGTACACGCAACCATGGAAACTATGCTAATCCTGATACAGGCTGGATATGactatatttctgttttcatgatgGAAAGCAAACAGTTTTAGGAGCCTTATCTTATTGGTTGtactatttttttccattcatcaGTGCCTTGCAataactgcttttatttttcctgttttctgctCACTTCTAAATTTGAACTTTGCAACAAGATGCATTTTCAGCAGCAATGTCTTCACTTGCATCAACCATACATGTTTCTTCTTCAGCTACtgatgtgaaataaataattcaaaagCAGACAGTGTCCTCTTGGCTAAAATAGAGTATCTTAATCATATTTTTTCTCAAACTTAATTAAACTTTCcatattttattgtctttttgttATATCACAAACTTACATCCCTGctttctgtgtttcagtgactaaGAATATATGTTTGCACATTCTACCTCTTATTCTATTGATAAGAAATTCAACAGTTGAAAGAATTTAAGATTACTTAATTGACATGACAGGAACAGCAGCCCACAGAAGGATCTAGATCAGCATATAAATGTTACATAAGGTTACTTTCATAGGcagtaaaaacagttaaaaaaggaaagcaTGTCAGCAGCGCACCTCTTTGTCATTTGAATTATGTAAGTTTGACCTTTGCACTGTGATGTCCAAATGTAGAGAGTAAAAGACAAAGATTGACAGAATAAAGACAAACAGATAAGACTGCAGCATGCATTAATCTGCAGTGCTTGAGATGGGAAAACATCTTGACAAATGTAACAGCAGGTGAAAAGTTGATATATGAGTGAGATATTTCTGCACAGTCAACCGCATGACTTGACGTAAGCCTGCCAGAGGTCTGACCTGGAGCTGCAATGGAAAGTCGCATCATCGACACTGCACCACCTAAGAGTCTAACACTTGACCctgttcagcacccagactcttcttaGGGTGCTGCTGGTTTGCATGGACACATGCTAATGGCTAACAGATGCTTTATGCATCCACCCACCGTCATTCATGGTATGGATTGGCTGAGGAGCATGGCGGTTCCTTTTGCCTGGAACATTTTGTAACTTTATGACTTGAAGGGAGGAGGGATGTGGGAATTCCACAAGCTCCTCAACTAGTGGTGTGTTTGGTAGTGGTGCACAAACGCTGTAGAGGAGCTGCAGTGTAAAATGTTATCAACCACAGAGCTCTTGTCAGGCAGCTGAATGCCCCCCGGAAACATGTAGGGAATCCAGACAGGCCTCTTTGTCTGATTGGCCGATTATATCAGCCAATCCAGACGTGAGGCATGTTCCTTGTTGTCCTGGTAGTAATATGAGCTGTTATCCTCACAAAGTTCAAATCTTATGTAAAGTGGGTATAAAACTTAGAAAGGTGTCATTTGACACCGTGTTCTTTTGTCAGCCTGGTTTTTAAATTATAGCTaatatttgtctcttttttatgtttatttctaaCTTTTGTGTTTTCTATTCATTATTAAGCTTACGTCTCCACTCCTCCCCTCACCATTGTTGCTTACCTCTTGTGCTCTTTCTTGTATGATTTTTCAGAGCTTTTTATATAAAAGGCACTTGAAGGGTCACATATTGTGAATGAGCTTTGACTGTGCAGCTCTGGTTACCCCCTTTGAATACATTCAAATATACATTAATACTCTACTTCTACTCCTATGCCAAAATATTGTCAGACAGTATGCTTTATTGTGGTAAAAAGCTGTGAAACACCATGAAAAAGTGTGTCTATGTGCTCCGTAGAGGAAAGTTTGAAGACTTTAAGTCCACAGCAGGCTGCTATGATGACTCTTTAAGAAGCAAATCAACAAGAGCTCAAATATCCGTCTGGGTCTTTCAGACTGTGGTAAACACCCGAGGTGCACATGACAGgtgtgcacatgtgcaaaaGGTGCCTATAAATTGCGCGACATGTTCAGCAGGGAACAGAAAGCAAACAGCATGAGAGAAGGACACTGAAGGGACTCATTTACATTAAGGATTGTATATTTCTCACACTTTGCTGGATTCTAACTTTCCTGAAGGACTTTTAGGTAAATTTTCACAAGAAGATAAAGTCTTTTTTTACTTAAAGCATCTGAAGGTTTGGGGTTGACTTTTGTCTCTCACCATCAAGCAGATTTCAAATGTTaaccttttaaaaatacttttcctCATTATCTTCTGACTAAAGTTTAATGTATTACCCACTTATCATTAGACATGCATGGTATCATAATGTTAATTCTCCTTAAACTAAAGTACATGATCTTTGCTTTTTTCAGTGAGTGGTGGTATGCTTGCTGGTTTAAATCCCACTGAGTTTATGGCCCAAAGCATTTCCACGACAGAACCACTTCCACAGACAAGTGTACTTCTGGAGAAAACCTGAAGATTTCTCATCGCTCTTGCTAACAGGTATGCACAAGTTAGCAACTTAAGAACTTGCACACTCAGTGTTGCAAATTAGAAGGAACATTTTATACTGTGGCTTTGTAGAGATTACCTGATTTTATCTATGAGTGTTTGCACAGACTAGTAAGATAAACACGGATGCTCTGAGTAAATAGCATTAAGAGCAGATATTTCCATTTATGTAACCAGCACAGACATAGAAATGGTTGGCATGAAGCCCGCAGACGTGGTGCCCTCTGGAGCAGTTAAGTTCTTCGGAGCGGGAACAGCAGCCTGCATTGCTGACCTTGTCACCTTTCCACTGGATACCGCCAAAGTCAGACTACAGGTGAGACATCATTTTGTTAGTACTTTAGTTGTTGTCATGTCAGATCTTCTCTTAAACGCTGCTAACAAAGCTTGCACATCACACCAGATTCAAGGGGAGTCTCACACTGCAGAAGGTGTCAAAGCCATGAAATATCGAGGAGTGTTTGGCACCATCACCACCATGGTGCGCACAGAGGGGCCCAGGAGTCTCTACAATGGACTGGTGGCAGGCCTCCAGAGACAGATGAGCTTCGCTTCCGTCCGAATTGGCCTTTACGACTCTATGAAGCAGTTCTACACACGAGGCACTGAGAGTGAGTTACATAACCCAAGCATCATTGTGTTTCACACACTTCTCTCCTGCTTTCTCTGAGACTAATGAACGCATGCTGCACAGGTGCTGGGATTGTTACTCGCCTCCTGGCGGGCTGCACCACAGGAGCAATGGCGGTGGCTTTCGCACAACCGACGGATGTGGTGAAGGTACGATTCCAAGCTCAGGTACGGCTGGGGGACAGTGGGAGGAGATACAACAGCACCCTGGAGGCGTACAAGACAATCGCCCGAGACGAGGGAGTACGTGGACTTTGGAAAGGTACTttccaataaaaacatttattggTCTGAAACTTGGCTCTCCTTTTAcaggttttaaatttaaacctCTTCTTTCTTGTAGGTTGTATGCCTAACATCACCCGTAACGCCATCGTAAACTGTGCAGAGCTGGTGACCTATGACATAATCAAGGAACTCATCCTGAAGTATGACCTAATGACGGGTGAGGCGATAAAGCTGATGTAGTGTTGTAATCCTTTTTCTGACACATTCAAATACACAATGACATAACTTAACTCTGGCTCTCTTACAGACAACCTGCCATGCCACTTCACAGCTGCCT from Cheilinus undulatus linkage group 12, ASM1832078v1, whole genome shotgun sequence includes the following:
- the LOC121518749 gene encoding mitochondrial uncoupling protein 2-like, with the protein product MVGMKPADVVPSGAVKFFGAGTAACIADLVTFPLDTAKVRLQIQGESHTAEGVKAMKYRGVFGTITTMVRTEGPRSLYNGLVAGLQRQMSFASVRIGLYDSMKQFYTRGTESAGIVTRLLAGCTTGAMAVAFAQPTDVVKVRFQAQVRLGDSGRRYNSTLEAYKTIARDEGVRGLWKGCMPNITRNAIVNCAELVTYDIIKELILKYDLMTDNLPCHFTAAFSAGFCTTVVASPVDVVKTRFMNSGAGQYSSAINCALTMLRNEGPTAFYKGFMPSFLRLGSWNIVMFVTYEQIKRGVTRAQQYWESPF